The DNA window aaagattacGAAATAATTCTTTTCTTTGAGAAGTATTTGAACTAGACACCATCGATTGATGATGTTAGTAAATATTAAAACTCGTGAAAATGCCATGCTAGTATAATGAGTGTGAAATTTGAGTTTGCACAAACTAATCATGTTTTATGTAATTAGCTATGTGACATTTGTAAACCGGTGATATCTTGTAAATTTCTCTTCTAAGGGACGAGATTATCGGGAGGAGTAGGATTTTATCGGTGGACGTGATCTGATCCTTGATCAAGGCCATGATAAGTTCATAATACGCTACAGTGTGTCATGTTGATgctgcatgcatgcatgtatttgcaattttctagaggaggaaaaacaatgataaaaatgccAGCACAAATTGCTatggcttatatatatatatatatatatatagatgcatGCTTGCATGTATTTACAATTTTCTAGAGGtggaaaaacaagaataaaaatgcCAACACAAATTGctatggctttttttttttttttttatcgactGTGATGACGAATCAACTAGAAGTTCTTGAAAGACTGCCCCCACCTTTCAAGAATTACAATATTCAATTATTACGACCAAGCAAGTACATGAATATTCGAGTTCCCTCCCTGCTCTCTCGTATTGTAGTTTGCTTCTGCTTCTGTTCCAGTTCTAGATCGTACATTGAATTGCTCCGTGATGATTATAACAAGTTTGCTGAGAGTTATTCTTCCATGTCGAGGATCTTTCTATTTTTGTGAGCGCCAATCTATTCATCTCACAAACTACATGGACGGAGGGCTGTGACCAAGTCCATTATATAGTACGTAGGCGCAGACCCCCTCGCATACAAGACAAGGAACATGCAGATGTGGTCTGTCTGGTCAGAGAAAGAGAGCGACagtgattaataataataataaaaaaacccttattAATACTATAAAAGATTCcactaaatatttataaaatatttcaacaatctcaattaataacaaataaaaaataaaaactcaattaataataaatcaaacactaaaagacaaattaaaaaaaataaattcaagtaagtaaagaaaaaatataaaagagaataaTTGTGAGAAAACTTCTCGTGCAAAGCGTGAGTGAGAGTTCTTGATTACTGATGTATATATAGACTTTACAATGTAGAAGAAATATTCAGAAGGaaagttacaaataaagtaGTAAAATTATACAGATTGTAATTTCTATCTTAGTGCTGTTACATAGCTATTTTACAGGAGTAAATTGCTGGAGTAGATTGCTGAAGTGATTTCCTATTATGCAGTGATTGGACTCCTTGAATTCCTCTTCATGATTCTTCTATTTCTGGAAAGACAATCACATCTTGGTCAACTGCCTTATCACTCCATTCTGTAGACTCAATATGGTTGTTAATGGGTGGATTATGTTTAATAGTaagtatattaattttatagtcTAGGATCAGAATAATCTTATATAaaggatattaaataaaataatattggtcagctcttaaataaactaaataatgaaatgtaaaatttaaaaattatttgaaaaaaattatttttcatataaaataatataatagataaattatacaggaacaaattaaatcatatgTTCTTCTGCCCTTGTATACCTTCAGtgttttttcagattattttaaaaagattttgcaTGTAggctatttttctttcttggtcaTTTGccatttagccttttttttttttgaactgaataagatttttatttattggttaAGAAATTGatggttaataattttttaaacatttttaaaaattgtcatttttctattattttttttaagtttcttaaacgttatcaaattttaatggataagaaaattcaataaaattctcGTCAagtattctaatttttttatttcttaaataattttaaaattgaatttttttctcaaataaaataattaaaaacaataagtcGAAGAGGTAGATGCccgtaaagttttttttctcatggggGATATCGATATTGCCTTCTTGTTTGGATcatgaagttattttttaaaaaagtaaaaataataaatttattttaattagatactTGATatactagtattttttttatacacgcAGTGCATGTGTATCAATACAAGTTTTAcaaagatattaaaattatttaaaataaaatgaaaataaccaataaaaaaaaattatacagggATAGAATCTGCTCTACATGACATAATATATAAGGTAAAAATGTGGAAAAATATATTCCAATGCTCCACCAAAATTTAACATGGTTATATTGGCATCATGGTTCCTAGAAATTCTTTTATTCTGAAGAGTTCTTTCTTGATATATGTGAAACAAATGTCAAGATATaaacacaaatataattttatatattataccTCTTTGGTtagggattttttaaaaaattattgtaatctGTCAgaatacatataaattatttcCTCTAGATAAGTTAAATATCACATACAAAATAACCAATGGTCCCCTGAACAAATAACAAAGgtcctttttaataattttttgaattttgatgtgttttattatttttagattttaattatatatggtacgagtagaaattaaaaatatagtcatgagcataaaattaagaattattttataaagagtATTCTTTTAACACTAATAATGgccataaaaaaaccataacgaaagttttaagaatattttcatacaagtgagtaaaaataacataaaaaataaccagtgatttcatattaaaaataaggatttaattcaataatttggtcaattttgatgtatttattatttttcacattttaatttttagcttttgtcaatatatttttcagcatttttataatttaatattcacATATAGGCATACAATGAGAAAAAAGATATTAGTCTGCCTTTTAGGAATATTTATACTAGTGTTCTagcttgcttctttttttctttttcgttttttataattagatgGCAAAGGTTTTCTCGGACCAGTTTACATTTCAGTCCAAACTAAATTACTTTCAAGATGATTTTAACACCCCTATACTGACTTTAAAagtgagtaaaaaaatttaaaaaccaagaaaactggaaaaaaaataaaaaaaaccgaatcatgaaaaaaaactaattaaaccgattaaaattttgaaaaaaaaccgaccggtttcaatttcaattttataagcatgaaattgaaaaaaacgagctaaaccagaaaaaaaaaaacagagtccAATCCGAGAAAATCAAGCAAACCGGTTTGAATCGggttttgtcctaaaaaaccaaaccaaaaagaaaTCGCTCGGTTTGAACtgatttcggttttttttaaaaaaaaattcagtttaattttttttttttaaaaaatcaaactaaataaaaaataatcaccattAACTGACTTGGTGcattattaattagatataaagATGAGTTTACATGCTAATACTGGcatgtattttgtatttttttttcatgcacagtggatattttttttattattattattttgaaatgtagATTTTTTTAGGTAATAAGATATATTTTGTACCAGCTAATGAACTATTTCCAATCTCTAAAAATTCAAACGTATTTATATTGAATTGAAtgttttgatatgataaagttttaataatttttatacatgGTTATGGATTGATAACTACCATCAATATtcgaacaagaaaaaaaaaaactccactgTTTTTTTTCCGATGTTAAAGGCATTCTTGATCCATCTTATACATTAATCGAGCCTAGGTttcaaacttaaataaatattcatttttttttcaagaaataaaatatctatcTTAGCtcacaatttaatatttagctaaaatcaacatatttattattatttactagtaaatataattattgaaaacatatataaaattttcagtatataattaaatttttattaattattaacaatactgctttgtttttgcgttgtaaaaaaaaaaaaaaaaaaaagctacatcTCGCAGCAAAATCATACTAGTGGATATATAACATCTAatagtaaacaaaataaaacaaaatcgaATGATAGTGTAACTTCTCAAGGAATCCTagtattttaagtttaaaaatacaaaccttATATACCTTCAAGTTTTTTCACGATTTTCGTACTCAATAGCTGCCGATCCTCCCTTGTAAGAACCAAAATTTGTAATCAAAATTCTTAATTGAATTGTTCTACTCCTGCCAACAATCGAAGTGAATCGAAAACATAAGCAAAAGCAAACCTAATATGTATAACAACGTAAGCAACTAAAAGTTGATCATGTGACCATTTTCAAGACGATGGAATGCTTGAAATTTTGCATCCACAGCCGGTTCTCTCGACCGAATCTCTTATAGTTATATGACTGTTCgttctaaaaaaaatgtttcagtCCACACGTGCAATAATGATAAAAGGTGTGAATTAAACTGGGCACCAATGGGAGCTAATGTGAATCCTGCCAGGTATTAATTGGTGTCACTTGCCactccaacttattttttatcttttacatggatgtttatttataaataaataatgcatcCAATCTTATTTTGTGcaccataaaaaagaaaaaagagagaagaagagaagagtgaGAAAGGAAAAAAGTAATTCTACAAAATTATAaggtaataagaaaaataaatgaggtGTTTTTTCCTGGTAATAGAAAAATTTCAGTTGTTTTccttattaataaaaagatattataatttttatattacttagtaaaattcttttatattttcccGTGAACGTACAACCAAATTAAGTGAATTAACCATgtaaattcttgttattttattttttattttatcatattttttactttttatcttGTTAGATTTGCATGCTAATGTATAGAATTAATGGAAGGAGGATATTTGTTGCATTTGTTTCAATAAAAGCATTCACATGTCCACaagaagaaaagacaacaattttAGTAGCAACAAATAACAAACGCAAAAACAGTGATCAATTTGGCACGTACGTGATCACGATAACAATGGTTACTTCAGCACGTGATAACAAGTCATGCGATGATATTTAGTTGCTAAACAGAGTTCGAGCTAGTTGATAAATTGTTAGTCATTACTTTATAAATACTATAAACGTGAAAACGGTGAAGGTTAAGCAATGAATGAAGTAATTTTGTAGAGACTGCATAACTCtctccttatctttttattctctcttttttcctttttctttctttcttaaagtctattttcttcttctctctcaaaatctatttctttttaaatctatttttttcgaactaaaaaaaaatcatatagcattgttattaaaaaaaaatacctgtaTATATGTACATGACCAAGCTTGCGAACTAGATTTTTTGCTTAAACTTGATTGTTAAAGTAGTCAGTTTATGCGgtaagaaataaagaaataatattttttaaaatattatttatttataaatatattaaaataatatctatttatttatttttaacatcatccaataatccaaaaacatataaaaaaattaatttatattttaaaaaaaatgtagtgCGAAACAGTGGAGGCACCGCTGAACGGACACTTGACCCTTtcgtggaaaaaaaaagtactcgGTTTGAAAGCGGCTAAAGATCGAGAACGTGTCAAAAAGTGGGACCCTTGACCCAAGAATAAGACTCGTGTCATTCTCCTGCCTCCTCATTGCCTAGGTGTCTCATTGAATCCCCTCCTCTTTTGCCGCATCATCCACCACCTGTCACTCAATCCAGAAGCTGGTTCCTCTCGCCTATGTTTATATATTGCGGGATCTGTATTCTAGCATCACCATTGTATCGCTCGACTCGTAAAGCAACTACTCTTTTGGTGAATTTGGTGTGCTTTCTTTGACTTAACCCGCAGGAAAACATGTCTTCCAATCAACAATGGAGGGAGGAGCTCGATGCCAGGGCAAGGAGAGGAGAGACAGTAATCCCTGGAGGCACTGGGGGTAGAAGCCTTGAAGCCCAAGAACACCTGGCTGAAGGTACATACACTGATACCGTCTCTTTGATAATGTGTATAAGTGCATAATGTGTGGATATGCATGTATATGTATAACAGTTTTTTCCCACTGGAATATCTATGCAATACAGGGCGGTATTATTTGCTgatttattattgctattactattagtattatctttattatttgcaGGGAGGAGCCGTGGAGGGCAGACAAGGAAGGAACAGCTAGGGACAGAGGGGTATCAAGAAATGGGACGCAAGGGTGGGCTTAGCACCACGGATGAGTCCGGTGGAGAACGCGCGGAGAGGGAGGGTATCCCCATCGACGAGTCAAAGTTCAAGACCAATTAAGAGCTAAATTCATATGTGGTGGCGTCCCTGTCAATAAAGATGTTGTGACTGTCATGTACTGTGCACAGCATTTAAGGGATGTGTGCGTTTCGTCTAGGACTAGTAGGGCATTGTAGTGTGGTGGCTGTTGCAGCAGCAGGTTTGGTTGTCTGTGGTACCTTTGTGGAGTCTCTGTGGCAGACACCTCTGGTCTGGTAATCTATCAAGAGGTCTGTAAATTCCTTTTTGGACAAAATAACGAAGAAACTTTTCCTGTACGTTCGTGAGATGAtacgcctttgaatttcagagATCATAGAACGTAGTGATTAACCAGATGATGAGGTGATCAGCGACGATACGCCTCTGAATTACAGAGCGCTATGACAGAAGGTCGTATGCAACTTAATGTCGAGGTGATATTCGGTAACAGAAAAAATCCATGTCAGCCAGAATTAACATTTTAATTCTATGCctaatttgatgaatttggtCGTGGTAGAACGAGGTATTTTCGGGAAAGAGGTGTCAACACTGTTGACTGCCGTGTTAACGTTGAGATAGATACATGTCTTTAGCCTCGCCTAAAAACAGGCAAGATGTCTCAAATTATGACAATTATCGATTTGGTTCCTTATTATGTTCAGATCTTTCGTGTTATCATTGGGACTGGTACATGTCTTAACTGTCACTTAAAAATAGGCAAGATATCTCTTTATACGTCGATCAAATCGAATCCTTTACTGATGATAAATTGAGTCaattaaatttagttaattaaagGTGCTAATGTCATAACCTATTTTAGACATCttcatactaaaaataataattattaaaaaaaaaaataaaattattttaaaaaaaaaacactcttgaaatacaaaaacaaacgaGTTTTTATTCATGTATGTGTTTGAAAGGTGTCAGCTGACTGATGGATTTGAAGTCTGTTTTGGACGGAACATTTTCTTGAAACAGTCATGCTTCATGTATAATTGTCACTCTAATATGGTTATTTCCCTCTAATTCTTGCAGGTGTATTTATCATTATACAATACTGATAATCATGATACTATTGGAGACTGATCACTCGCAATTTCTAgtttaaaggtattttttttttattagacctAGCATTTCATTTACTACTGGAACTAGGTCTTTTCTCCATGAGAATTGACAGCATACTCATTCAGTAGCTTCGTAAAATAATGCTTTGGTTAAACAACACATTTTTGGCTGTGACCTAGAATATAACCACGGAATGACGAGGCACGCATCATTTAAGGCactgtatatatatttgtaatttgaGAGTGAATCGATAAGTGAAACTAACTTAAATTCCTCCAACATTGTATAGCATACTGGCTGTGGATGCCATCTTGGTCATGGGGCCAAAGCTGACCTAGCATTTCAAAAAACATGCTTTCAATCACATCTGCAAAACGCTTTGGAAGTCTACGTGCATAACAATACTGAAATGATGTTCTGTTTGCTGCTAGTATTGACCTATAATGAGGCCCTTGTGAGTGGAAGATGGACTACTACATGAGGTAGAAGTGTTCAATCCATCTTTCGAGGATCACTAAGGAAGTGTGTGGAAGAGCTGCTACATTGTACAGAAGGattggaaaatgattttgattataTGAACTCAGGCAGATGGCCCAATGATCAAACAGGGGATAGAAAAATTCCTTGGTTCTATCTTGGTATCTTCAATGATTTGCAGTCCTGGCATCATCTGTAATGATCGATGTAAATGTCGATGCTTTCCAAGCGATTGGCGTCAGTGTGGCCTTTTACTCatccaatataaaatatttgaagcCCAGTCCTTTGTAGTGATcgactctgattttttttaaatacctagTCCTTTTTAGAATTCTCCGCTAAATTAACATTGATCTTCTCCGTGTTTATCTCTTCTACAACATTATTAGCACCCAATTGATGATATCATTCAAACAGCTAGATGAATCCGCTGTCTCTTTGGATGTTTcatttatctcttctttttttgtgctACCAAAATGGATTTGAATCCTCTCCTATTACTATCGAAACTCTCCGagtcttgaaataaaaataaaaaactctccGAAACAACAGCGAGGAATAAAACtgtcttaaaaattaatttgccaACTACTTACTGTGTTGAACCCATAACTCTGCTGCACCAATCTAACTCGTGTTAGAATTGGGTTTGAACACGAGTTTCttgcatgttatatatatatatatatatatatgatgatgatgatgaggaggaggaggaggaggaggaggaggaagtcATGGATCTTCAAATTGTTGCAAGAGCTTCGTA is part of the Populus alba chromosome 10, ASM523922v2, whole genome shotgun sequence genome and encodes:
- the LOC118043218 gene encoding late embryogenesis abundant protein EMB564; the encoded protein is MSSNQQWREELDARARRGETVIPGGTGGRSLEAQEHLAEGRSRGGQTRKEQLGTEGYQEMGRKGGLSTTDESGGERAEREGIPIDESKFKTN